A genomic segment from Acyrthosiphon pisum isolate AL4f chromosome A3, pea_aphid_22Mar2018_4r6ur, whole genome shotgun sequence encodes:
- the LOC100571841 gene encoding uncharacterized protein LOC100571841, which yields MSDKRALDESSNSNRETKKPKSMEKNKNSSSSVESVPSTSVSSISTTDLPGTSADSNKGSYLFATSTFNLEDIEEITTEYPELSGDNKFSFFKIVEEAEAEQDGSSTSSTDDEETRVIFDAINSFVRSDESAYESGSEDQ from the exons atgagTGATAAAAGGGCATTGGACGAGTCTTCGAACTCAAACCGTGAAACAAAGAAACCTAAATctatggaaaaaaacaaaaatagtagtAGTTCAGTAGAGTCAGTTCCGAGTACAAGTGTGTCTAGTATATCAACTACAG actTACCTGGTACGAGTGCTGACAGTAATAAAGGGAGTTATTTATTTGCAACTAGCACTTTCAATTTGGAGGATATCGAAGAAATTACTACTGAGTACCCTGAATTATCTGGAGATAACAAATTTTCTttctttaaaattgttgaaGAGGCGGAGGCGGAACAAGACGGATCTTCAACCAGTTCAACCGATGATGAGGAAACCCGGGTCATATTCGATGCTATTAATTCATTTGTGAGATCTGATGAGTCTGCATATGAATCTGGATCCGAAgatcaataa